A window from Flavobacterium sp. 83 encodes these proteins:
- the porU gene encoding type IX secretion system sortase PorU produces MKKIILVYLSLISFVSFAQIKGDITIEWLEKKEMFFGDFTATVPYFSGSSYYFDFSKKTIIYTLKISESGSFNENDLQITDIAYESISTVQLGELALENISKTLSSSLKISNSRDLKQAFLSLSPIIKDDFGYKRIKSFSYRIKSSSSKISKPEKNTNIISNSILASGDWYQFYVEKSGVYKISKSFLQQLGLNVNSTDPKKIKIYGNGGKMLPLSNNIDYPSDLTENPIQIIGESDGVFNNEDYILFYAEGLDTWNEESQTFNNLYDTKSYYYLTVQGDNGKRIPEMTQPTGNSSLKLDTFDDHQYHELDLVNIAHLGRQWFGESFDINQEQEFEFNFPNYDSTTPIKILATTASAAFTPTSFKIAANGQEIGNISFPSLNTNSDIEFNVGILPKNTTFNGSENVKIKLTYNNNSVPGSKGYLDNITLIAKRKLQGYGKQFPFQYDLSNSSLGVVSYTITNATGISQIWDVTDLFNVTKTENSNQSSFTFKANLGELRKYIAVDESDYYTPLKDGKTKITNQNLKGTLFKNNQGLFQDIDYVIIAPNSLTTQAEKLANFHRTNSNLIVKVIALESIYKEFSSGKQDVSAIRNCVKYIYENASTADKRIKYVNLFGDASYDFKNRITNNTNVVPIYHSLNSNTSGETSFASDDFFGLMDINEGNIVSYFGGIDIAVGRMLVNDAAQADEMVNKVIEYYDLKSYGSWRNNFVLISDDADKSSDASLQTRQNSLADVITTEKPFLNINKIILDSYVQEASAGGFRYPKARTDLFNAFEKGALVFNYLGHGGEDGLSSERIWEKSDGQNLSNQYKYPLFITITCEFSRFDNPSRPTAGEYTYWNPKGGAIAMITTIRAIGQYNAENFNDILSKNLLSFGSNQYTSIAETLRLSKNSNPNSATNVVFYIGDPALMLAIPKPKINLTKVNDVSISQPVDDFKSLAKIKLSGEITDENNNPLSNYNGEVSTTIFDKTIPRTTLNNDGNSTPLNFNVLGETIFRGNASVINGKFEFSFVVPRDIRIPLANGRISFYSKKNQILENETGYNTAIKVGGINENAIADNISPRVKLYMNDETFVSGGTTNESPFLLAFLEDENGINTASGIGHDIVAILDGEVNNPYILNDYYQTKLDDYTNGTLRFPLRNLSIGLHTITFKAWDVYNNPIITEIQFVVVGDEMITLTHVLNYPNPFVNYTEFWFTHNRPYEALDVQIQVMTITGKVVWTKNQVILTEGFLSKEITWDGKDDFGSKIGKGVYIYKLTVKSNLSNKKVEKFEKLVIL; encoded by the coding sequence ATGAAAAAAATAATTCTGGTTTATTTATCCCTAATTTCTTTCGTTTCTTTTGCTCAAATTAAAGGTGATATAACCATTGAATGGTTAGAAAAAAAGGAAATGTTTTTTGGAGACTTTACAGCTACTGTCCCTTATTTTAGTGGAAGTAGTTATTATTTTGATTTTTCAAAAAAAACAATCATCTACACCCTTAAAATATCAGAATCAGGTTCATTTAATGAAAATGACTTACAAATTACAGACATCGCATACGAATCAATTTCAACTGTTCAACTTGGCGAATTGGCTTTAGAAAACATTTCAAAAACACTTAGTAGCTCATTAAAAATCAGCAATTCAAGAGATCTTAAACAAGCCTTTCTTTCCTTATCGCCAATTATAAAAGATGACTTTGGATACAAACGAATCAAATCATTTTCTTATCGTATTAAAAGCAGTTCTTCCAAAATTTCAAAACCAGAAAAAAACACGAATATTATTTCTAATTCCATTTTAGCCTCAGGAGATTGGTATCAATTTTACGTTGAAAAATCTGGAGTTTATAAAATATCCAAGAGTTTTTTGCAACAATTAGGTCTCAACGTAAACAGTACCGACCCAAAAAAGATAAAAATTTACGGTAATGGAGGTAAAATGTTGCCTTTGTCAAACAATATTGATTATCCATCTGATTTAACTGAAAATCCTATTCAAATTATTGGTGAAAGCGATGGTGTTTTCAATAATGAAGATTATATTTTATTTTATGCCGAAGGATTAGACACATGGAATGAAGAAAGTCAAACCTTCAATAACTTGTACGATACAAAATCCTACTATTATCTAACCGTTCAAGGTGATAATGGAAAAAGAATCCCTGAAATGACCCAACCTACAGGAAACAGTTCATTAAAATTAGACACATTTGACGATCATCAATACCATGAATTAGACCTTGTAAATATTGCACATCTTGGGCGTCAATGGTTTGGGGAATCGTTTGATATCAATCAGGAGCAGGAATTTGAGTTTAATTTTCCAAACTATGATTCTACAACGCCAATAAAAATTTTAGCAACAACTGCTTCTGCTGCTTTTACGCCCACTTCATTCAAAATAGCAGCAAATGGCCAAGAAATAGGAAACATATCTTTTCCATCTTTGAACACCAATTCAGACATTGAATTCAACGTAGGCATTTTACCAAAAAACACAACTTTTAACGGTTCCGAAAATGTAAAAATAAAACTAACTTATAATAATAATAGCGTACCTGGCTCAAAAGGCTATTTAGACAACATTACACTTATCGCCAAAAGAAAACTTCAAGGTTACGGAAAACAGTTTCCTTTTCAATACGACTTGTCTAATTCAAGTCTTGGGGTAGTTAGCTATACCATTACTAATGCAACTGGGATTTCTCAAATTTGGGATGTAACTGATTTATTCAATGTAACCAAAACTGAAAATTCAAATCAAAGTTCTTTTACCTTTAAAGCTAATTTAGGTGAACTAAGAAAATACATTGCCGTTGATGAATCAGACTATTACACTCCTTTAAAGGATGGCAAAACAAAAATCACCAATCAAAACTTAAAAGGAACACTTTTTAAAAACAATCAAGGTCTGTTCCAAGATATTGATTATGTAATTATAGCTCCAAATTCCCTAACGACACAGGCTGAAAAATTAGCTAATTTCCACCGTACAAATTCAAATTTAATCGTAAAAGTAATCGCTCTTGAATCCATTTACAAAGAATTTTCATCAGGAAAACAAGATGTTTCGGCAATTAGAAATTGTGTGAAATATATTTATGAAAATGCTTCAACGGCTGATAAAAGAATAAAATACGTAAACCTTTTTGGTGATGCTTCCTATGATTTTAAAAACCGCATTACAAATAACACCAATGTAGTTCCTATTTATCATTCCTTAAATAGTAATACTTCAGGAGAAACTTCCTTTGCTTCCGATGATTTTTTCGGATTAATGGATATTAATGAAGGAAATATAGTTTCTTATTTTGGAGGAATAGATATTGCAGTTGGAAGAATGCTCGTAAATGATGCTGCACAAGCTGACGAGATGGTAAATAAAGTTATAGAATACTATGATTTAAAATCATATGGAAGCTGGAGAAATAATTTTGTTTTAATTTCAGACGATGCCGATAAATCTTCGGACGCAAGCCTTCAAACCCGTCAAAATAGTTTAGCCGACGTTATTACTACCGAAAAACCTTTTTTGAATATCAATAAAATAATACTAGACTCTTATGTTCAAGAAGCTTCCGCGGGAGGTTTTAGATACCCAAAAGCGAGAACTGATCTTTTTAATGCTTTTGAAAAAGGAGCATTGGTCTTTAATTATTTAGGACATGGCGGAGAAGATGGTTTATCAAGTGAACGCATTTGGGAAAAATCGGACGGGCAAAACTTAAGTAACCAATACAAATATCCTTTATTCATAACCATAACTTGTGAATTTTCCCGTTTTGACAATCCTTCAAGACCTACAGCAGGCGAATATACTTACTGGAATCCTAAAGGCGGAGCTATTGCAATGATTACTACTATACGAGCAATCGGCCAATATAATGCGGAAAATTTCAATGACATTCTTTCTAAAAATTTATTGTCATTTGGTTCTAATCAATATACTTCCATCGCTGAAACTTTGCGGCTCTCCAAAAATAGCAATCCAAATTCAGCAACTAATGTAGTTTTTTATATTGGCGATCCCGCATTAATGCTTGCTATACCAAAACCAAAAATAAATCTTACTAAAGTAAATGATGTTTCCATTTCACAACCTGTTGATGATTTCAAATCATTGGCAAAAATTAAATTAAGCGGAGAAATTACGGATGAAAACAACAATCCACTTAGCAATTACAACGGAGAAGTCTCCACAACTATTTTTGACAAAACCATCCCTAGAACAACATTAAATAATGACGGAAATAGCACACCACTAAATTTCAATGTTTTAGGCGAAACCATTTTTAGAGGAAATGCATCTGTAATTAATGGTAAATTTGAATTTAGCTTTGTTGTTCCCAGAGATATTAGAATTCCATTAGCCAACGGAAGAATTAGTTTTTACTCCAAAAAAAATCAAATATTAGAAAATGAAACCGGATATAATACCGCTATAAAAGTAGGGGGAATTAATGAAAATGCAATTGCGGACAATATTAGTCCAAGAGTTAAGTTATATATGAATGACGAGACTTTTGTTTCGGGAGGCACAACTAATGAATCGCCTTTCCTACTTGCTTTTCTTGAAGATGAAAATGGTATTAACACAGCCAGTGGAATTGGTCATGACATTGTTGCAATATTAGATGGCGAAGTGAATAATCCGTATATTTTAAATGATTATTATCAAACAAAATTAGATGACTATACTAATGGAACACTTCGGTTTCCATTACGTAATTTATCTATAGGCTTACATACTATAACTTTCAAAGCGTGGGATGTTTATAACAACCCAATAATTACTGAGATTCAGTTTGTAGTAGTTGGTGATGAAATGATAACATTGACTCATGTATTGAATTATCCCAATCCATTTGTCAATTACACTGAATTTTGGTTTACACATAACAGACCCTATGAAGCGTTAGATGTCCAGATTCAAGTAATGACGATAACAGGAAAAGTGGTCTGGACTAAAAACCAAGTTATTTTAACCGAAGGTTTTTTATCAAAAGAAATCACTTGGGACGGAAAGGATGATTTTGGCAGCAAAATTGGGAAGGGAGTTTACATTTACAAGCTCACAGTGAAATCGAACTTATCAAACAAAAAGGTTGAAAAATTTGAAAAACTTGTAATACTTTAA
- the porV gene encoding type IX secretion system outer membrane channel protein PorV encodes MKKITSVFICLFIVSLTKAQDRVITTGVPFLLVSADARAAGMADIGVSSSADAFSQQWNPAKYAFAIDKQGFSVSYTPYLTDLVNDISLGQLTYYNKLNERSAFAGSFRYFGLGNIELRETGNPDEVPRIVSPNEFALDGSYSLKLSERFSMAVAGRYIHSSLKVASDNGDASPATSFAVDVAGFYQSEEIAYTDFNGRWRGGFNIQNLGPKISYDNDEFSTNFLPANLKIGTGFDFILDDYNKVALNLEFNKLLVPTPQNPDLNGDGTVTSEERAQNQQDYRSISWVSGVFKSFGDAPDGFKEELKEFTYAAGAEYLYQDSFAMRMGYFHESPLKGARQFFSLGAGFKYTIVKVDVSYLFSASKVKNPLENTLRFSLTFNFGDKYDEY; translated from the coding sequence ATGAAAAAAATTACGTCGGTCTTTATCTGTTTATTTATAGTTTCATTAACTAAAGCACAAGATAGAGTCATAACAACAGGAGTTCCATTTTTATTAGTATCCGCCGATGCAAGAGCAGCAGGTATGGCTGATATAGGTGTCTCATCATCTGCCGATGCTTTTTCACAACAATGGAATCCGGCAAAATATGCTTTTGCAATAGACAAACAGGGGTTTTCTGTGAGCTACACCCCATATCTTACTGATTTAGTAAACGACATTTCATTAGGACAATTAACCTATTACAATAAACTTAACGAACGGAGTGCATTTGCAGGAAGCTTTAGATATTTTGGACTAGGCAACATAGAGCTTCGTGAAACTGGTAATCCAGATGAAGTTCCAAGAATAGTTTCTCCAAATGAATTTGCTCTTGACGGATCATACTCTTTAAAACTAAGTGAACGGTTCTCCATGGCTGTTGCTGGACGCTACATCCATTCTAGTCTAAAAGTAGCATCGGATAATGGTGATGCTTCACCAGCAACTTCATTTGCAGTTGATGTGGCAGGATTCTATCAATCAGAAGAAATTGCATATACTGATTTTAACGGAAGATGGAGAGGTGGATTTAATATTCAAAATTTAGGACCAAAAATAAGCTATGACAATGATGAATTTAGCACCAATTTTCTACCCGCAAATTTAAAAATAGGAACTGGTTTTGATTTCATATTAGATGATTATAATAAAGTAGCCTTAAATCTAGAATTCAATAAATTATTAGTACCCACTCCACAAAACCCAGATTTAAATGGAGACGGAACAGTGACTAGCGAAGAAAGAGCACAAAACCAACAGGATTATCGTTCTATTAGCTGGGTATCTGGCGTATTTAAATCATTTGGCGATGCTCCAGACGGATTTAAAGAAGAATTAAAAGAATTCACTTATGCTGCAGGTGCTGAATATTTATACCAAGATTCATTTGCTATGCGAATGGGATATTTTCACGAAAGTCCTTTAAAAGGAGCGAGACAATTTTTCTCTCTTGGAGCAGGATTTAAATATACAATTGTAAAAGTGGATGTATCCTATTTATTCTCTGCATCGAAAGTAAAAAACCCTTTGGAAAACACACTTAGATTTTCACTTACTTTCAATTTTGGTGATAAGTATGATGAATATTAA
- the cdd gene encoding cytidine deaminase, with protein MKEIIITTQFNVFDSTLDLPADIQNLMEQAIAIRKKAYAPYSKFRVGAAILLDNGTIVLGSNQENAAYPSGLCAERIAIFQAGAIYPDAKILKLAITAASDTNKTTTPIPPCGSCRQSIAEYEIKQNTPIQIYFMGETGAIYKSASLKNLLPFMFDKKFL; from the coding sequence ATGAAAGAAATTATTATTACAACACAATTCAATGTTTTTGATTCGACTCTTGATTTACCAGCTGACATTCAAAATTTAATGGAACAAGCGATAGCAATCAGAAAGAAAGCATATGCCCCATATTCGAAATTTAGAGTAGGCGCAGCAATACTTTTAGACAACGGAACGATTGTATTAGGTTCAAATCAAGAAAATGCAGCATATCCCTCCGGTCTTTGCGCTGAACGTATTGCGATTTTTCAAGCAGGAGCGATTTATCCTGACGCAAAAATTTTAAAATTAGCAATAACCGCTGCTTCAGACACAAATAAAACAACGACACCGATACCACCTTGTGGCTCTTGCAGACAATCAATAGCAGAATATGAAATAAAACAAAATACCCCCATTCAAATCTACTTCATGGGAGAAACAGGTGCTATTTACAAATCAGCATCCCTAAAAAACTTACTTCCTTTTATGTTTGATAAAAAGTTCTTGTAA
- the pdhA gene encoding pyruvate dehydrogenase (acetyl-transferring) E1 component subunit alpha gives MKEVTKEVYLKWYEDMLLWRKFEDKLAALYIQQKVRGFLHLYNGQEAVLAGALHAMDLTKDKMITAYRNHVQPIGMGVDPRRVMAELMGKVTGTSKGMGGSMHIFSKEHRFYGGHGIVGGQIPVGAGLAFGDKYNGTGGVTMTYFGDGAARQGSLHEAFNMAMLWKLPVVFIVENNGYAMGTSVERTANHTDIWKLGLGYEMPCGPVDGMNPVKVAEAMTEAIDRARRGDGPTFLEMKTYRYRGHSMSDAQLYRSKEEVEEYKKIDPITQVLDVIKDQKYATEEEIEAIDQRVKDLVEECVKFAEESPYPEIQQLYDVVYDQENYPFLPHKL, from the coding sequence ATGAAAGAAGTTACAAAAGAAGTTTATTTAAAGTGGTATGAAGACATGCTACTTTGGAGAAAGTTTGAGGACAAACTTGCAGCATTATACATCCAACAAAAAGTTAGAGGATTTCTACACTTATATAATGGTCAAGAAGCCGTTCTGGCAGGTGCATTGCACGCCATGGACTTGACAAAAGACAAAATGATTACTGCTTATAGAAATCACGTTCAACCAATAGGAATGGGTGTTGATCCAAGACGAGTAATGGCTGAACTAATGGGAAAAGTCACAGGAACATCTAAAGGAATGGGTGGTTCTATGCACATTTTCTCAAAAGAACACCGTTTTTATGGTGGTCACGGAATTGTAGGAGGACAAATACCTGTAGGTGCCGGATTGGCATTTGGAGATAAATACAATGGTACTGGCGGTGTTACTATGACCTATTTTGGTGATGGAGCTGCTCGTCAAGGTTCCTTACACGAAGCCTTCAACATGGCTATGTTATGGAAACTTCCAGTAGTATTTATCGTTGAAAATAACGGTTACGCTATGGGAACTTCTGTAGAAAGAACTGCAAACCATACTGATATCTGGAAACTAGGTTTAGGATATGAAATGCCTTGTGGACCAGTTGATGGAATGAATCCGGTAAAAGTTGCTGAAGCAATGACAGAAGCTATTGATAGAGCACGTCGTGGTGATGGACCAACTTTCCTTGAAATGAAAACATACCGTTACAGAGGACACTCCATGTCTGATGCACAACTATACCGTTCGAAAGAAGAAGTAGAAGAATACAAAAAAATAGATCCAATTACACAAGTTTTAGATGTAATTAAAGATCAAAAATATGCTACTGAGGAAGAGATTGAAGCAATTGATCAAAGAGTAAAAGATTTAGTGGAAGAATGCGTAAAATTCGCTGAAGAATCACCTTACCCTGAAATCCAACAATTATACGACGTAGTATACGATCAAGAAAACTATCCATTTTTACCTCATAAACTATAA
- a CDS encoding pyruvate dehydrogenase complex dihydrolipoamide acetyltransferase — protein sequence MATIITMPRLSDTMTEGTVATWLKKVGDKISEGDILAEIETDKATMEFESFNEGTLLYIGIPEGETAPVDSLLAIIGNEGEDVSALIAGKATPATEEVKPAVAETVAAPEVKKEETTAPASLPKGVIVVTMPRLSDTMTEGTVATWLKKVGDKITEGDILAEIETDKATMEFESFNEGTLLYIGIEEGNTAPVDSLLAIIGPEGTDISGIGENYKTGGSPQAPIATEEAKAAPAEKTAEPIVQEASTDGQRILASPLAKKIASDKGIQLTQVKGSGENGRIVKSDIENFTPQTTAAPATATSAPAKTETVAAAKPFVPAGEVFTEEIKNSQMRKIIAKRLAESLFTAPHYNLVIEVTMDDAMKSRAIINSVPDTKVSFNDMVIKACALALKKHPKINSQWREDAIIINHHVNIGVAVAVEDGLVVPVLRFTDAMSLSQIGGNVRDLAGRAKNKKLLPTEMEGSTFTVSNLGMFGITEFNSIINQPNSAILSVGAIVEKPVVKNGQIVVGNTMMLSLACDHRTIDGATGAQFLQTLKQFIENPVTMLA from the coding sequence ATGGCAACAATAATAACAATGCCTCGTTTGAGCGATACGATGACGGAAGGAACGGTAGCGACTTGGCTAAAAAAAGTAGGAGACAAAATTAGCGAAGGTGATATCCTTGCAGAAATTGAAACTGACAAAGCAACAATGGAATTTGAGTCTTTCAATGAAGGAACTCTATTATATATTGGTATTCCAGAAGGAGAAACTGCACCGGTAGACTCTCTATTAGCAATAATAGGAAATGAAGGTGAAGATGTTTCAGCTTTAATAGCTGGAAAAGCAACTCCCGCAACTGAAGAAGTTAAACCTGCCGTTGCTGAAACTGTAGCAGCTCCAGAAGTTAAAAAAGAAGAAACAACTGCTCCAGCTTCTTTACCAAAAGGAGTAATCGTAGTTACAATGCCTCGTTTAAGCGATACCATGACAGAAGGTACAGTTGCTACTTGGTTGAAAAAAGTAGGTGATAAAATTACCGAAGGAGATATACTTGCTGAAATCGAAACCGATAAAGCAACAATGGAATTTGAATCTTTCAACGAAGGAACACTATTATACATAGGAATTGAAGAAGGAAATACTGCCCCTGTTGATAGTCTTTTAGCCATCATTGGACCTGAAGGAACTGACATTAGCGGTATTGGTGAAAATTATAAAACTGGAGGATCTCCACAAGCCCCTATTGCAACTGAAGAAGCAAAAGCAGCACCAGCTGAAAAAACAGCAGAACCAATTGTACAAGAAGCATCAACTGACGGACAGAGAATTTTAGCATCACCATTAGCAAAGAAAATTGCAAGTGACAAAGGAATTCAATTAACTCAAGTGAAAGGTTCAGGTGAAAACGGGCGTATCGTAAAAAGCGATATTGAAAACTTCACACCACAAACTACAGCTGCACCGGCTACTGCAACTTCCGCACCAGCCAAAACAGAAACTGTTGCCGCAGCAAAACCATTTGTTCCAGCAGGAGAAGTTTTCACAGAAGAAATCAAGAATTCGCAAATGCGAAAAATCATTGCTAAACGTTTAGCAGAATCTTTATTTACAGCTCCACATTACAACTTAGTAATAGAGGTAACTATGGATGATGCGATGAAATCAAGAGCTATCATTAACAGCGTCCCTGATACAAAAGTATCTTTTAACGACATGGTAATAAAAGCTTGTGCATTAGCTTTGAAAAAACATCCAAAAATAAATTCACAGTGGAGAGAAGATGCTATCATCATCAACCATCATGTGAATATTGGAGTTGCCGTAGCTGTTGAAGACGGTCTAGTAGTACCTGTATTACGATTTACAGATGCTATGAGTTTATCACAAATTGGCGGAAACGTAAGAGATCTTGCAGGAAGAGCTAAAAACAAAAAACTATTACCTACTGAAATGGAAGGAAGTACTTTTACTGTTTCTAATCTTGGTATGTTTGGTATTACCGAATTCAACTCTATTATCAATCAACCAAACTCTGCGATCCTATCAGTAGGAGCAATTGTAGAAAAACCAGTAGTGAAAAATGGACAAATTGTAGTAGGAAATACAATGATGTTATCTTTAGCTTGCGATCACAGAACTATTGATGGTGCTACAGGAGCTCAATTTTTACAAACATTGAAACAATTCATAGAAAACCCAGTTACGATGCTTGCGTAA
- a CDS encoding glycosyltransferase: MNKMQQLLIIGFVWPEPNSSAAGGRMLQLISLFKGQGFSITFASPAQESDFMVNLEEHGIEKKSIELNNSSFDFFVKELNPTVVLFDRFMMEEQFGWRVAENCPNALRLLDTEDLHCLRLARQKAFKENRSFSIFDLFLEEVAKREIASILRCDLSLMISEFEMELLESTFKIEKGLLHYLPFLLDTIDASYIEKTPSFENRKNFIFIGNFLHEPNWNAVQYLKETVWPLIRKQMPEALLHIYGAYPSQKVLQLHNVKEGFVIMGRANDAQEVVCNARVVLAPLRFGAGIKGKLVEAMQCGTPSVTTTIGAESMHGDLLWNGFIVDEPTVFADSAVQLYQDKIIWLKAQQNGIAIINQRYLKKIFEDDFVKKVEMLQTDLQKHRLTNFMGAMLQHHTLNSTKYMSRWIEAKNK, from the coding sequence ATGAATAAGATGCAACAGCTTTTAATTATTGGTTTCGTTTGGCCAGAACCCAATTCATCAGCAGCAGGAGGAAGGATGTTGCAATTAATATCGCTTTTCAAAGGGCAAGGATTTAGTATAACTTTTGCAAGTCCAGCTCAGGAAAGTGATTTTATGGTTAATCTGGAAGAACATGGAATTGAGAAGAAATCTATTGAGTTGAATAATTCTAGTTTTGATTTTTTTGTAAAAGAACTGAATCCAACAGTAGTTTTGTTTGACCGTTTTATGATGGAAGAACAATTTGGTTGGCGAGTCGCTGAAAATTGTCCCAATGCATTGCGATTGTTAGATACAGAAGATTTACACTGTTTGCGATTAGCAAGGCAGAAAGCATTCAAGGAAAATCGTTCTTTTAGTATTTTTGATTTATTTCTTGAAGAGGTTGCAAAACGGGAAATAGCGAGTATTTTGCGTTGTGATTTATCATTGATGATATCGGAATTTGAAATGGAACTTTTGGAATCGACTTTTAAGATAGAAAAAGGTTTGTTGCATTATCTCCCTTTTTTATTGGATACAATCGATGCTTCTTATATTGAAAAAACACCTTCTTTCGAAAATCGAAAAAATTTTATTTTTATAGGAAATTTTCTTCATGAGCCTAATTGGAATGCGGTTCAGTATTTAAAAGAAACTGTTTGGCCTTTAATTAGAAAACAAATGCCAGAAGCTTTATTGCATATTTATGGAGCTTATCCTTCGCAAAAAGTATTGCAATTACACAATGTTAAAGAAGGTTTTGTAATTATGGGTCGTGCGAATGATGCCCAAGAAGTGGTTTGCAATGCCCGAGTTGTTTTAGCTCCTTTACGTTTTGGTGCCGGAATAAAAGGGAAATTAGTGGAAGCGATGCAATGCGGAACACCAAGTGTTACTACAACAATTGGTGCTGAATCAATGCACGGTGATTTGCTTTGGAACGGCTTTATTGTTGATGAACCAACTGTTTTTGCAGATAGTGCAGTTCAATTGTATCAAGACAAAATTATTTGGCTAAAAGCCCAACAAAACGGAATCGCAATTATCAATCAGCGGTATTTGAAAAAAATATTCGAGGATGATTTTGTAAAAAAAGTTGAGATGTTACAAACTGATTTGCAGAAACATCGTTTGACTAACTTTATGGGAGCTATGTTGCAACATCATACATTGAACAGTACAAAGTATATGTCGCGTTGGATAGAAGCTAAGAATAAATAA
- a CDS encoding tRNA-(ms[2]io[6]A)-hydroxylase — MLGLKLATDPRWVNIVESNIEEILTDHAWCEQKAASNAISLVTYNSELEELVTEMLIIAKEELDHLQLVHNLIKSKGLTLGRERKDHYVNELFKFMKKDGSRKDALCDRLLFSAMIEARSCERFKVLSENIKDTELAAFYRELMISEAGHYTTFLGFARKYVDNFDVDKRWQEWIEFETSIITNYGKQETIHG; from the coding sequence ATGTTAGGATTAAAATTAGCCACAGACCCACGTTGGGTAAATATTGTCGAATCAAATATTGAAGAAATATTAACTGATCATGCTTGGTGCGAACAAAAAGCAGCCTCAAATGCAATAAGTTTAGTCACTTACAATTCTGAATTAGAAGAATTAGTAACCGAAATGTTGATTATAGCAAAAGAAGAATTAGATCACCTTCAATTGGTTCATAACTTAATTAAAAGCAAAGGTTTAACTTTAGGTCGCGAACGAAAAGACCATTATGTAAATGAGCTTTTTAAATTCATGAAAAAAGATGGTAGCCGAAAAGATGCTTTGTGTGATCGTTTGTTATTTTCCGCTATGATTGAAGCCCGAAGTTGTGAGCGCTTTAAGGTGCTCTCTGAAAACATAAAAGATACAGAACTAGCCGCATTTTATCGCGAATTAATGATTTCAGAAGCTGGACATTACACCACTTTTCTTGGCTTTGCCAGAAAATATGTTGACAATTTTGATGTTGATAAACGTTGGCAAGAATGGATTGAATTTGAAACTTCTATTATTACCAACTATGGAAAACAAGAAACCATACATGGTTAA